A region from the Saccharomonospora azurea NA-128 genome encodes:
- the ruvX gene encoding Holliday junction resolvase RuvX: MNDVGPDRPGVDDPGPGRRLAVDVGSVRVGVALSDPSPMLATPLVTLSRDVETDSDLDELVRLVAEYDVVEVIVGLPRTLADRHGTAATIAVEYARRLAERVVPVAVRLADERLSTVSASRMLSQRGVKGRKQRAVVDQAAAVEILQGWLDGRAAAVAREAGQQ; the protein is encoded by the coding sequence GTGAACGACGTCGGACCCGACCGGCCCGGAGTGGACGATCCCGGGCCCGGTCGGCGCCTTGCCGTGGACGTCGGGTCGGTGCGGGTCGGTGTGGCGTTGAGCGATCCCTCGCCGATGCTCGCGACCCCACTCGTTACCCTGTCGCGTGATGTCGAGACCGACAGCGACCTCGACGAGTTGGTGCGACTCGTTGCCGAGTACGACGTGGTCGAGGTGATCGTGGGACTTCCGAGGACACTGGCCGACCGTCACGGCACCGCTGCCACCATCGCCGTGGAGTACGCACGGCGACTGGCGGAGCGGGTTGTTCCCGTCGCGGTCCGGCTGGCCGATGAAAGGCTGAGCACCGTGAGCGCGAGTCGCATGTTGTCGCAGCGGGGTGTGAAGGGACGCAAGCAGCGAGCCGTGGTGGATCAGGCCGCTGCCGTGGAGATTTTGCAAGGATGGCTTGACGGCCGCGCTGCCGCTGTCGCACGGGAGGCAGGACAGCAGTGA
- the mltG gene encoding endolytic transglycosylase MltG: MRRRRPSPNDGVPPDDNPTQIFELEEPYDDLYDEEIEGDYGDDDDYGYDEYDGYDDEAGDGERDDAARRDRDRGGLDEEFDEDGFASDDDRAEPAYLPDERDDEEDDTRRGGRGRRMLKWLAALLLLAVLGAGAFFGARELLGFGYEDYEGSGEQDVLLHVEQGDVTGAIAAKLAELDVVASAEAFVKAGEDDKRVLGIQPGYYQVKTKMSGEAAVQALVDEKSRVGHVQIRAGTKLFDVTQPDDSVTPGIFTLLEQASCVRLNGEEKCVSADELRETADTEDLGELGVPEWAVEKAEQAPKGRKLEGLIAPGVYDVKPGGEAKDLLSQVLTASATRMEAAGLPDSAEAYDPYETLVIASIIELESVKTDFEKVSSVIHNRLEIDMPLQMDSTVNYPLKRPTLTTKSKERDKTTPWNTYAMTGLPETPIGSPSLEAIEAALKPADTDYVYFVKCEENGLSCFNVDYQEHTAARDDARERGVY, from the coding sequence ATGCGTCGACGCAGGCCGTCGCCCAACGACGGTGTCCCGCCGGACGACAATCCGACTCAGATCTTCGAGCTCGAGGAGCCCTACGACGATCTCTACGACGAGGAGATCGAGGGCGACTACGGCGATGACGACGATTACGGCTACGACGAGTACGACGGCTACGACGACGAGGCCGGTGACGGCGAGCGGGACGACGCCGCCCGCCGCGACCGCGACCGTGGTGGTCTCGACGAGGAGTTCGACGAGGACGGCTTCGCCTCCGACGACGACCGCGCGGAACCGGCATACCTCCCGGACGAGCGGGACGACGAGGAGGACGACACCCGGCGCGGAGGCCGCGGGCGGCGGATGCTGAAGTGGCTCGCCGCGCTCCTTCTGCTGGCGGTGCTGGGCGCGGGTGCGTTTTTCGGCGCGCGGGAGCTTCTGGGCTTCGGCTACGAGGATTACGAGGGCTCCGGTGAGCAAGACGTGCTCCTCCACGTGGAGCAGGGTGACGTCACCGGCGCCATCGCAGCCAAACTCGCCGAGCTCGACGTGGTGGCCAGCGCGGAGGCGTTCGTCAAGGCCGGCGAGGACGACAAGCGCGTCCTCGGTATCCAGCCGGGCTACTACCAGGTCAAGACCAAGATGTCGGGCGAGGCCGCCGTGCAGGCGCTCGTCGACGAGAAGTCGAGGGTCGGTCACGTCCAGATCAGGGCGGGCACCAAGCTCTTCGACGTCACGCAGCCCGACGACTCGGTGACGCCCGGTATCTTCACGCTGCTGGAGCAGGCGTCGTGTGTGCGGCTCAACGGCGAGGAGAAGTGCGTGTCGGCGGACGAACTGCGCGAGACCGCCGACACCGAGGACCTCGGCGAGCTCGGCGTGCCGGAGTGGGCGGTCGAGAAGGCGGAGCAGGCTCCGAAGGGCCGCAAACTCGAAGGTCTCATCGCCCCGGGCGTCTACGACGTGAAGCCCGGCGGCGAGGCCAAGGACCTGTTGTCGCAGGTGCTCACGGCCTCGGCGACGCGGATGGAGGCGGCGGGCCTGCCGGACAGCGCGGAGGCCTACGATCCGTACGAGACGCTGGTCATTGCCTCGATCATCGAGCTGGAGAGCGTCAAGACCGACTTCGAGAAGGTGTCGAGCGTCATCCACAACCGGCTCGAGATCGACATGCCGTTGCAGATGGACTCCACGGTGAACTACCCCTTGAAACGGCCGACCTTGACCACCAAGAGCAAGGAGCGGGACAAGACCACGCCGTGGAACACCTACGCGATGACCGGGCTGCCCGAGACACCCATCGGGTCACCGAGTCTGGAGGCCATCGAGGCGGCGTTGAAGCCGGCGGACACCGACTACGTGTACTTCGTGAAGTGCGAGGAGAACGGCCTGTCGTGCTTCAACGTGGACTACCAGGAGCACACGGCCGCCCGGGACGACGCGAGGGAACGTGGTGTCTACTGA
- a CDS encoding shikimate dehydrogenase encodes MGGRRAGVLGSPVRHSLSPVLHNAAYAALGLDDWSYDTHEVDEESLPAFVQALGAEWVGLSVTMPGKRAALAVAESATPRAVAVGAANTLARLPSGGWKADCTDVDGVAGALRAAGGFRGGAGRPAAILGAGGTAAAAVAALESLGLTEVRLVVREPARAQATVEAARRVGIDVVVLRWADTDFAALAAEVEVLVNTVPPEAVAPHAATLAAVPSVLDVIYHPWPTPLAEAVAARGGRVATGLDMLLHQAFGQVEQFTGRPAPRTVMRDALRDATEHVLPLPLD; translated from the coding sequence GTGGGCGGTCGTCGGGCGGGTGTCCTCGGTTCGCCGGTGCGGCACTCGCTCTCGCCGGTGCTGCACAACGCCGCGTACGCCGCACTCGGTCTCGACGACTGGAGCTACGACACGCACGAGGTCGACGAGGAGTCGTTGCCGGCATTCGTGCAGGCGCTCGGTGCCGAGTGGGTGGGGCTGTCGGTGACCATGCCCGGCAAGCGCGCGGCGTTGGCGGTGGCCGAGTCGGCGACACCGCGCGCGGTGGCCGTGGGAGCGGCGAACACGTTGGCGCGGCTTCCCTCGGGCGGGTGGAAGGCCGACTGCACCGATGTGGACGGTGTGGCGGGCGCGTTGCGTGCCGCGGGAGGATTCCGGGGCGGAGCCGGGCGTCCCGCGGCGATCCTGGGTGCCGGCGGCACGGCGGCGGCCGCCGTGGCGGCTCTCGAATCGCTCGGGCTCACGGAGGTCCGGCTCGTGGTGCGCGAGCCGGCTCGCGCCCAGGCCACGGTGGAGGCCGCGCGGCGCGTGGGAATCGACGTCGTCGTGCTGCGGTGGGCGGACACGGACTTCGCGGCACTCGCCGCGGAGGTGGAGGTGCTCGTCAACACCGTGCCGCCGGAGGCGGTGGCGCCGCACGCCGCCACCCTGGCCGCCGTGCCCTCCGTCCTCGACGTGATCTACCACCCGTGGCCGACGCCGCTGGCCGAGGCCGTGGCCGCGCGGGGCGGCCGGGTGGCGACCGGGCTGGACATGCTGCTGCACCAGGCCTTCGGGCAGGTCGAGCAGTTCACCGGACGTCCCGCTCCCCGCACGGTGATGCGGGACGCGCTCCGCGACGCGACCGAGCACGTCCTCCCGCTGCCACTGGACTGA